The Winogradskyella schleiferi genome contains the following window.
GAAGTAGCCCAAGATATTTTGAACATTACCGACGACACCATTTTTGTGGCCCACAATGTCAACTTTGATTATAACATTATAAGTGGCGAATTTAAACGTATTGGAATGGAATTTACCAGAAAGAAACTGTGTACGGTTCGTTTATCCAGACGTTTAATTCCAGGCCATCGTTCTTATAGTTTGGGGAAATTATGTAAAGCTTTGGACATCAATTTAGTGGATAGACACAGAGCTAGAGGCGATGCTGAAGCTACGGTCATTTTATTTGAAATATTATTAAGTCAACAAAAGGCTAATGACGTTTTTAAAGAATTTTTAAACAAGAATTCTAGAGAAGCGACCTTACCTCCTAACCTTCCCAAGGCAGTTTTTGAAGCTTTACCAAATGCAGCTGGTATTTATTATTTTAAGGATAAAAAAGGAAAAGTCATTTATGTTGGTAAAGCTATCAACATTAAAAAACGAGTGCTCAGTCATTTTTATAGCAAAACTAAAAAGTCGCTACAAATGGTGAGGGAAACCAGAGACATTGATTTTGAAATTTCAGGTAGTGAATTAATTGCTTTGTTAATGGAAGATGCAGCAATCAAGCATCACTTTCCTGTTTATAATGTTTCGGCAAAACGTACCATTCAATCGTTTGCCATTTTTTCTTATGAAGATAGAAAAGGGATTTTGCATTTGGCAAGCAATAAAGCACGTTTGGTACCAAATCCTATCATTACATTTTTTAATGTTCGGGATGTACGGTCGTATTTGGAAAAGTTGTGCGAACGTTATAATCTATGTCCTAAATATTGTCATCTACAGGAAGCCGTTTCAGAATGCTCACATTATAGTATTAAAAACTGTAAAGGCATCTGTAGGGATGAAGAAACGGTTGAAGCCTATAACAACAGGGTTCTTGACGCAATACACGAAATGTTCAATCAAAAGAAAAATATCGTACTGAAAGAAAAGGGCAGAAATCACAATGAAGAAGGTTTTGTGATGATAAAAGATGGCGAATATTTAGGTTATGGTTTTATAGACAAAGAAGAAAAAATCAATCATATTGACGATTTAAACACGTTTCTGATTCCACAGAAAAACAGTGTTGATGTTCAGAAGATTTTGAAACCTGTTTTGTTGAAGATTT
Protein-coding sequences here:
- a CDS encoding exonuclease domain-containing protein, yielding MIYTIIDVETTGQGNRMTEISIFKYDGTTVIDEFTSLINPESYIPTHITALTGIDNGMVADAPIFEEVAQDILNITDDTIFVAHNVNFDYNIISGEFKRIGMEFTRKKLCTVRLSRRLIPGHRSYSLGKLCKALDINLVDRHRARGDAEATVILFEILLSQQKANDVFKEFLNKNSREATLPPNLPKAVFEALPNAAGIYYFKDKKGKVIYVGKAINIKKRVLSHFYSKTKKSLQMVRETRDIDFEISGSELIALLMEDAAIKHHFPVYNVSAKRTIQSFAIFSYEDRKGILHLASNKARLVPNPIITFFNVRDVRSYLEKLCERYNLCPKYCHLQEAVSECSHYSIKNCKGICRDEETVEAYNNRVLDAIHEMFNQKKNIVLKEKGRNHNEEGFVMIKDGEYLGYGFIDKEEKINHIDDLNTFLIPQKNSVDVQKILKPVLLKI